TATGCAGGACTGATGGTCCTGACCTGGTTCGGCTTCGCCCATACCCCAACCGGCTTCGTACCCGCCCAGGACAAACAATACCTGGTCGCCTTCGCGCAACTGCCGGACGCCGCGAGCCTGGACCGGACCGAAGACGTGATCAAACGCATGTCCGACATCGCCCTGAAACAGCCGGGAGTGGAAAGCACCGCGGCGCTCCCGGGCCTGTCGATCAACGGTTTCAGCAACAGCACGAACAACGGCGTGATATTTGTCACCTTGAAGCCGTTCGACGAGCGTAAAGACCCAAGCATGTCCGCGGGTGCGATTGCCGGTGCGCTGAACGGCAAATTCGGCGAAATCCAGGAAGCCTACATGGCGATCTTCCCGCCGCCGCCGGTACAGGGCCTGGGCACCATTGGCGGGTTCCGCCTGCAGATCGAAGACCGGGGCAACCTGGGCTACGACGAGCTGTACAAAGAAACCATGAACATCATCAACAAAAGCCACGGCGTGCCCGAACTGGCTGGGCTGTTCACCAGCTACACGGTGAACGTGCCCCAGGTCGATGCGGCTATCGACCGCGAAAAAGCCAAGACCCACGGAGTGGCCGTCAGCGACATCTTCGACACTCTGCAGATCTACCTGGGTTCGCTGTATGCCAACGACTTCAACCGCTTCGGTCGCACCTATCAGGTCAACGTCCAGGCTGAGCAACAGTTCCGCCTTGAACCGGAGCAGATCGGCCAGCTCAAAGTGCGCAACAACAAAGGCGAAATGATCCCGCTGGCGACCTTTATCAAGGTCAACGACACCTCAGGCCCGGACCGCGTGATGCACTACAATGGCTTTATCACCGCAGAGATCAACGGTGCAGCGGCCCCAGGCTACAGCTCCGGCCAGGCCGAAAAAGCCATCGAGAAGCTGCTCAAGGAGGAACTGCCCAACGGCATGACCTACGAGTGGACCGACCTGACCTACCAGCAGATTCTCTCGGGCAATACCGCGCTGTTCGTGTTCCCGCTCTGCGTATTGCTGGCGTTCCTGGTGCTCGCCGCCCAGTACGAAAGCTGGAGCTTGCCACTGGCGGTGATCCTGATCGTGCCGATGACTTTGCTCTCGGCCATTGCCGGGGTGATCATGTCGGGGGGTGACAACAACATCTTCACCCAGATCGGCTTAATCGTACTGGTGGGCCTGGCGTGTAAGAACGCGATTCTGATCGTCGAGTTTGCCAAGGACAAACAAGAGGAAGGCTTAGACCCTCAGGCTGCGGTGCTGGAAGCCTGCCGCTTGCGTCTGCGGCCGATCCTGATGACCTCGTTCGCCTTCATCATGGGAGTGGTGCCCTTGGTGCTCTCCAGCGGTGCTGGTGCAGAAATGCGCCACGCCATGGGTGTTGCGGTGTTCTCCGGGATGCTGGGGGTGACCTTTTTCGGTCTGCTGCTGACCCCGGTGTTCTACGTCCTGATCCGCAACTATGTGGAACGCGGTGAGGCTCGCAAAGCCGCCCGCGCCCCGAAACTGGAGGCGCAGCAATGAGCTTGAGAGTCTTCCTGCCGAGCCTGTTGCCGTGGCGCTGAGCGCCTGCGCCGTGGGCCCGGACTACAAGACCCAGAACCGGGAAGCGGCCCATATCACGGCCGCCACCGATGGCGCCGCCGGGCAAAAGAATTTTGACCGGGCACACTTTGAAGGCATCTGGTGGCAGCAATTCGAGGAACCGATCCTCAACCAACTGGTGACCCAGTCGTTGCAGGGCAACCGCGAACTGCGCGTCGCCTTTGCCCGGCTGCGGGCGGCCCGGGCGATTCGCGATGACGCCAGCAATGACGCCATGCCAACCATCACCAGCAGTGACCAGGCCAAGGGCCAGATCCCTGGGCATACCACCCGGCGCGTGAAAAGTGACTGTGGACTTCCTGGTGCTGCTCGACGCCCAGCGCGAACGCCTGGCGGCTGAAGACTCCCAGGCGCAGGCCGAAGTCGACCTGTACCGCGGCATCGTTGCCATGTGATATTCCATAGTTGGTAGCTTCAGGTGCGGATGCTTCGAGAGAGTGAGAGATCCCTTCATGTATCGTCCGCTATCGCGCGAGACAGGTGAAATCATGGAGGTGTTGATGAGGTTGCGGCTGGGGGGCAGCCCTATCTATTCCCAAGCCGCTTTCGGCTCCATGATTTGGGATGATTGTCAAGGATGCCAGTCGCCTGTACACGCGTGCACAGATGACTGGCCGACTTGCATTAACTGGCGTCGCTGTTGGCGCTGCCTTCCGAAGGTATTTCACTCTTCAGGGCGCGACGTACCGTATTGTCTTCGGTCATTTCGAACCACATACCATTCAGTACGGCGAACGCTGCCGCCAGAGGCAGACCGAGTAACCAAGCGAAGTACCACATGTGAAAACCTCTGTATTTAACAAGTGATCAGTAAGCGTGGCCCTTGCCACCTTCAATAGCCTTGGCGTCGACCTTGCCCCATAACACGCGGTACACCCAAGTGGTATAGGCCACGATGAGCGGCAGGAAAATCGCCGTGCTGACCAGCATGATAAACAGGGTCATGTGGCTGGATGAGGAGTCCCATACGGTCAGGCTGAAGCGAGGATCGACCGAAGACGGCAGGATGAAGGGAAACATCGACATGCCCACCGAGGTGATGATGCCGGCGATACCCAGGCTGCTGGCGAGCATCGCCAGATTGTCGCGGCGGGCACGCAGCAACAGACAGGCCAGCAGCGTGCCGGCGAAACCAAGAGCCGGTGCCAGTAATGTCCAGGGCTTGCTGTCGTAGTTGGTGAACCAAGCGTGCTGGCTGACAGCGGCGGTCTTGAACAGGGGGTTGGAAGGGCCGGTCGTGTTGATCACTGAGGTGATGCTGTAGCCTTCGATCCAATGCCAAAGCGCTACTCCGGCCAATGCATATAGAACGATGGTGGTCAGCATGGCGATACTGCCGATGGTGCGCGCTCGGTCAGCCAACACGCCGTCGGTCTTGATGCGCAGCCAGGCCGCACCATGGGCGACTAGCATGCTCACCGAAACCAGGCCGCAGAGCACTGCGAAGGGATTGAGCAGCTCGAAGAAGCTGCCGTCGTAGTAGATGTACATTTCGGGTGTCAGGCGAAACGGTACGCCTTGTATAACGTTACCCACCGCTACACCGCAGATCAGGGCGGGCACGAAGCCTCCAACGAACAGCGCCCAGTCCCAACTGTTGCGCCAAGCCTTCGACTCGAGCTTGCTGCGGTACTTGAACGCCACCGGTCGAATGATCAGTGCCACCAGAATGATGAACATGGCCAGGTAGAAGCCGGAAAACGATACGGCGTAGAGCTGCGGCCAGGCGGCGAAAATGGCACCTCCACCGAGAACCAGCCATACCTGATTGCCTTCCCATGTAGGGCCGACGGCGTTGATCACCACGCGTCGCTCCAGATCGGTTTTTGCTATGAATGGCAGCAGGGTACCGGTGCCCAAATCGAACCCGCCCATCACTGCAAAGCCGATCAACAGGACGCCCAACAATACCCACCAGATGAGTCGCAGGGTGTCGTAGTTCAATAGTTCATGCAGGATCATGGAAGTACTCCGCAGACGAGTGGAGAGGTTGGTGAGTTGCGACTGAAGCCAGCGTTGGCTGCATGACCTCAGGCTGCTCTGCCTCGTCTTCTGGGCCGTGCTTGATGGCCTTGAGCATTAGCTTCATCTCGATGACCAGCAGCACGGTGTAGATCGCCACGAAGCCGGCGATGGTCAGCAGCAGCGTTTTTACACCGAGACTGGACACCGCCAGTGCGGTTGGCAGTACGCCTTCGATGACCCACGGTTGGCGACCGTATTCGGCAACCAGCCAGCCACACTCGATGGCGACCCATGGCAGCGGGATGGCGTATACCGCAACCTTCAGCAGCCAGCGGTGCTTATCCACGCGATGGCGTGTGGACAGCCAGAAGAATACGGCGGTGAGCACGATGAAAAACATGCCCAGGGCGACCATTATGCGGAACGTCCAGAACAACGGGGCCACCTGTGGCACGGTGTCCCACGCGGCTTTTCTGATATGCTCGTCGGTCGCCAGACGCGGGTCATCGACATAGCGCTTGAGTAGTAGGGCGTAGCCCAGATCGACTCCAGTACTCTCGAACATCGCTTTGAGCACTGGCGAGATGCTGATTGTGGAACCCTCGGCACGGATCTGCTCCAGTGCATCGTAAGCCAGGATGCCGCGCCGAATGCGTTCCTCGGCGCTGATTACCAGGTCGATGATACCAGGCATCTCCGTTGTCAGTGAGCGGGTGCCGATCAAGCCCATGACGATGGGGATGTGCAGCGCATAGTGGGTCTCGCGCGCCTCTTGGTCGGGGAAGCCGAAGGCGGTAAAGGAGGCCGGTGCCGGCTGGGTTTCCCACATGGCCTCGATGGCTGCCAGCTTCATCTGCTGGTGTTCTCCAGACAGGTAACCGCTCTCGTCACCGAGCACCACTACCGACAGCGAGCCGGCCAGTCCGAAGGAAGCGGCAACCGCCATAGAGCGTTTGGCCAGGTCGACATGCCGCCCCTTGAGCAGGTACCACGCGGAGATGCCCATTACGAAGATCGCACCACAGACATACCCGGCCGACACAGTGTGTACGAATTTGGCCTGAGCTACAGGATTCATGAGTACGGCGAAGAAGTCGTTGACCTCCATGCGCATGGTCTGTGGGTTGAACTCGGAACCCACCGGGTTTTGCATCCAGCCGTTGGCGATCAGGATCCACAGCGCCGAGAAGTTGGTACCCAGCGCCATTAGCCAGGTAACGGCCAAGTGCTTTACCTGTGTGAGCTTGTCCCAGCCGAAGAAGAACAGGCCGACGAAGGTTGCTTCCAGAAAGAATGCCATCAACCCTTCTATGGCCAGCGGCGCACCAAAGATATCGCCGACGTAGTGGCTGTAGTAGCTCCAGTTCATGCCGAACTGGAACTCCATGACGATGCCGGTGGCCACACCCATGACGAAGTTGATACCGAACAGGGTGCCCCAGAACTTGGTCATCTGCCGCCAGATGACCCGCCCGCTCATTACATAGATGGTCTCCATGATGGCCAGCAGAATGGACAGCCCCAACGTCAAGGGTACGAATAGAAAATGATAGAGCGCAGTGAGCGCGAATTGCAGTCGCGACAGGCTGACTATGTCTAAGTCCATGGCTGTTTCCTTTGGTGTAGTGAATTCGTCGAGGGCATGTCAGTCGTCGCGCAAGCTGCGCAACAGCTCGTCATAATCCCGGCTACCACGTTGGTGATCGGCAGTAATGCGACCGTGCTCAATCTGTATGAGACGCTCGGCCAGCCGGGCTTCGCGGCGCAGGTGAGTGGCCAGCAACCAGGTGTGTTCGCGGCCGTATTCGTCCAGGCGATTCAGCACGTCGTTGGCGGTCAGCGCATCAAGGCCGTCGGTCGGCTCGTCCAGTAGCCATACCGAGGCTTTGCGCAATAACAAGCGTGCCAGGGCCAGGCGCCGGGCCTGGCCACCAGACAGGCCGATGCCGCCCTCACCCAGTAGTGTGTCCAGACCGTGCGGCCAATCGGCGATGCTATTGGCCAGGCCCGCAATTTCGAGGGCTTGCCAGAGTTGTTCGTCGCTTGCGGTGGCGTTGGCCAGGCGTAGGTTGTCACGCAAGCTGTCCTGAAACAGCTCGGTGCGCTGAGTCAGCCAGCCGTGCGTGGCAATCTGAAAACTGCCGCAGCGTGACGACAGCTCGCCAGTCAGCAGTGCTAACAATGATGACTTACCGGCGCCGCTTGCCCCGATCAGGGCGATGCGTTCACCGTGCTGCGACTGCATGTCGATTCCGTGCAAGCAGTCGTTGCTGCTGCCTTCATAGCGGGCGCTAATGTTGTCCAGGATGAACGCATTCGAGCCCTTTTCCGTGACTGACGGCAGTTTTCTCCAATCATCACGGTTACTCAGTTGCGGGCCAAGGCGGCTTGCCGCCAGCGTGGTGCGGCCCAGCTCCAATGCACCGCGTCGCAAGGCGGCCAGTGGCTCGCTCATGCCGAGGGTGACGAGAATAGCGAGCACAGCTACCGGCAAAGCGATCACCTGATTGACTACCAGCCAGCCGCAAACCAGTAGAGTGGTCGCCTGTAGCAAATGACTAAGCAGTCCAAACCCCAGCACTGCGCGGGTATCGATACGGTGCAGTTGATCATCGTAAGTAGCCAGTCGTGCATCGATGCGCTCTATATGTTGGCACTGGGCACCCAAGCGGTTGGCCAGCAGCAATTCGCTCTGCCCGGCTACCAAGTCAGCAGTGCCACTGCGCAATGACTCGACGGCGTGCGCGCGCAGGCGTGCCGGGCGCAGCGCTGCTGTACAGGTGCGCTGCAGAATCAGTAGGCTGGTCAGGGCCATGGCCAGTAAAACGGCGATGCCTAGCTCCACCTTTATCATCGCGAGGGTGATGACGGCAGCGAGCGTTGCTACCGATGCCGCGCCGAGGGGAATCAGTAGGCGTAGGTAAAGCGAATCGAGAGCGTCGATATCGCCGGTCAGGCGATACAACAAGCTGGAGGGGCGCAGGGCGAGCTTGCGCGCTGCTTGCGGTGCCGCCCAGCCACGGAAAAGGCGTACACGCAGATCGGCCAGTACCGCTAGGGTGGCGTCATGACTGACCAGGCGTTCGCCGAAGCGGGCGAAAGTGCGTAGCAAGGTAAACAGACGAATACCGGACGACGGCATGAACACATCGAAGGCAAAGGCAGTGACAGCACTTAGGCCAGCGATCGCTGTGGCGCTGATGAACCAGCCAGACAGCCCGAGCAGAGCCATGCCGGCCAGTACTGTCAGGCAGGCCAGCACTGCACCGCTCAGTAGCAAGCTACGGTGTTTCGTGTAGAACAATCTCACTAGCGGTTGCAGACTGCGCAGTGAGGAGGACAGACGAGGACTTAACATGGCTGCAGCTGCTCTTCAGTTCGCCGAGGGTTCTGGTGCGGCAGACAGAGCTCATCGAGGCTCATCTGCCTGTCGAGTGCTGCCGCCAGCGCCGGATCGTGGGTGGCAACGAGCAGCGTGCGACCGCGCCCCAGTTCGAGCAGTGCCTGAGTGATTTCGCGAGCCGTCTGACGGTCGAGATGGGCGGTGGGTTCATCCGCCAGAATCAGCTGGATCGAGGGGTCGGCAGCGATGCGTGCCAGAGCCAAGCGCAACGCTTCGCCTCCGGACAGGCCTACGCCGCCCTCACCAAGCATCTGCCGGGGGTGTGCCTGGTCTACCGCGTGCAGGCGAGCTAGCGTTAGAGCCTGTTGCACTGCAGCGTTGTCCACAGTAGGCCGGCCCAGCGAGATATTGGCTTGCACGGTGCCGGCGAATACATGTTGCCGCTGGCCGATCCAGCCGATTTCTCCGGGCTTGAGTGTGGTGCTCAGGTTGCCAGCGCTGACCGGCAGCAAACCGGCGATGGTTGCCAGTAGGGTGGATTTGCCGCAACCGCTGGTGCCAGTAACAGCCAGGTGCTCACCTGATTGCAGGATGAGCGACAGGCCCCTGAAGACCGGCTGCTGGTTGCCTGCGTGTTGTACGGCCAGCTCACTGAGGCTCAGCAGGGCGCTGCCTGGCGGCGCTGTTCTGCGCTCAGGCAATGAGACGCCGCGCTCAGTGAGGCGGACCATCGCGTCGATGGCCGAGGTGCCCGCAGCGCGGTCATGCCAGACCGCAGATAGCTCGCGCAGCGGCTCGAAGAAGGTCGGTGCCAGGAGCAGAATGAAAAGCCCTTCGCCAAGGCTCAAGCGAGCGCCCCATGCCCCGAAGTTCAAATAGCCAAGCAGGTGGAAACCCACATAAACCGCAACCAGTGCCACCCCGAGCGCTGAAAACAGCTCCAGTACGGCTGATGATAGAAAGGCGATACGCAGCACGCGCATGGTGCGTTTGCGCAACGATTGGGTCGAGTTTTGCAGGCGCTCGGCGGTATGTTCGACGGCGTCCAGGGCGCGCAGAGTTGTGAGGCCGCGCAGGCGGTCAAGGAGAAACCCGTTCATGGCCCCTGCCTCCACCCACTGCTTCTCGGCTGCAGCCTTGGCTTGCCAGCCGACCAGTGCCATGAACATCGGAATCAGCGGGGCTGCGAACAACAGCACCAGTGCGGCCATCCATGAGAACCAGGTGGTAACAGCGGCAATCAGCAGTGGCAGGATCATCACGCGTTGCTGCACGGGCAGGTAGCGCAGCAGATACGGCAGCAGTGCTTCTGCCTGCTCGGCCAGCACGCTGGCTGCCTCGCCAGAGCTGGCGCGCTGGGTATCCTGTGGTGAGCGGGTTGCCAGACTGATGAGTGCATCGTGGCGCAGTGAGGAAATGTGGGCCCGCGCGCTGCGGTAGAGAACTCGCCCGCCCCAGGCTTCGACCAGGCTACGTATCACGCCGACCAACAGCACAGTTAACGCAGCCGGCCAGACTGCGGCCATACCACGATTTTCCAGCAGGCTTTGAACCGCCCAGGCGATAGCTGCTGCCTGAGCAAGCCAGAACAATGCCGCGAAGGTTTGCAGAATGGCTCCGAAGCGCGGTGCTTGGTGACCTAACATGGCTTTCTCGCTCTTGCTGCTACACATAGATTCGGCGAGTAAACACGAAGGTCCCGATAGATGACCGGATAAAACGAGCACTGACAATTCATTTCATATCTCATAGCAAGGCACGGCTGGCGTTTATCTAGAACGTTCGATGTATCTTCGGTTATCGAAAAACCAATAATCGGAAGCACTTTTTCTGGCTGCTTTCTATGGGGTGTTTTATTAACAGCTATTCTATTTTTTTTCGTTATTGCAGCTCAAGTGCGACGCAATGACGCACG
The sequence above is drawn from the Pseudomonas putida genome and encodes:
- a CDS encoding cytochrome ubiquinol oxidase subunit I produces the protein MDLDIVSLSRLQFALTALYHFLFVPLTLGLSILLAIMETIYVMSGRVIWRQMTKFWGTLFGINFVMGVATGIVMEFQFGMNWSYYSHYVGDIFGAPLAIEGLMAFFLEATFVGLFFFGWDKLTQVKHLAVTWLMALGTNFSALWILIANGWMQNPVGSEFNPQTMRMEVNDFFAVLMNPVAQAKFVHTVSAGYVCGAIFVMGISAWYLLKGRHVDLAKRSMAVAASFGLAGSLSVVVLGDESGYLSGEHQQMKLAAIEAMWETQPAPASFTAFGFPDQEARETHYALHIPIVMGLIGTRSLTTEMPGIIDLVISAEERIRRGILAYDALEQIRAEGSTISISPVLKAMFESTGVDLGYALLLKRYVDDPRLATDEHIRKAAWDTVPQVAPLFWTFRIMVALGMFFIVLTAVFFWLSTRHRVDKHRWLLKVAVYAIPLPWVAIECGWLVAEYGRQPWVIEGVLPTALAVSSLGVKTLLLTIAGFVAIYTVLLVIEMKLMLKAIKHGPEDEAEQPEVMQPTLASVATHQPLHSSAEYFHDPA
- the cydX gene encoding cytochrome bd-I oxidase subunit CydX, whose amino-acid sequence is MWYFAWLLGLPLAAAFAVLNGMWFEMTEDNTVRRALKSEIPSEGSANSDAS
- the cydB gene encoding cytochrome d ubiquinol oxidase subunit II, giving the protein MILHELLNYDTLRLIWWVLLGVLLIGFAVMGGFDLGTGTLLPFIAKTDLERRVVINAVGPTWEGNQVWLVLGGGAIFAAWPQLYAVSFSGFYLAMFIILVALIIRPVAFKYRSKLESKAWRNSWDWALFVGGFVPALICGVAVGNVIQGVPFRLTPEMYIYYDGSFFELLNPFAVLCGLVSVSMLVAHGAAWLRIKTDGVLADRARTIGSIAMLTTIVLYALAGVALWHWIEGYSITSVINTTGPSNPLFKTAAVSQHAWFTNYDSKPWTLLAPALGFAGTLLACLLLRARRDNLAMLASSLGIAGIITSVGMSMFPFILPSSVDPRFSLTVWDSSSSHMTLFIMLVSTAIFLPLIVAYTTWVYRVLWGKVDAKAIEGGKGHAY
- the cydD gene encoding thiol reductant ABC exporter subunit CydD encodes the protein MCSSKSEKAMLGHQAPRFGAILQTFAALFWLAQAAAIAWAVQSLLENRGMAAVWPAALTVLLVGVIRSLVEAWGGRVLYRSARAHISSLRHDALISLATRSPQDTQRASSGEAASVLAEQAEALLPYLLRYLPVQQRVMILPLLIAAVTTWFSWMAALVLLFAAPLIPMFMALVGWQAKAAAEKQWVEAGAMNGFLLDRLRGLTTLRALDAVEHTAERLQNSTQSLRKRTMRVLRIAFLSSAVLELFSALGVALVAVYVGFHLLGYLNFGAWGARLSLGEGLFILLLAPTFFEPLRELSAVWHDRAAGTSAIDAMVRLTERGVSLPERRTAPPGSALLSLSELAVQHAGNQQPVFRGLSLILQSGEHLAVTGTSGCGKSTLLATIAGLLPVSAGNLSTTLKPGEIGWIGQRQHVFAGTVQANISLGRPTVDNAAVQQALTLARLHAVDQAHPRQMLGEGGVGLSGGEALRLALARIAADPSIQLILADEPTAHLDRQTAREITQALLELGRGRTLLVATHDPALAAALDRQMSLDELCLPHQNPRRTEEQLQPC
- a CDS encoding amino acid ABC transporter ATP-binding/permease protein, whose product is MLLSGAVLACLTVLAGMALLGLSGWFISATAIAGLSAVTAFAFDVFMPSSGIRLFTLLRTFARFGERLVSHDATLAVLADLRVRLFRGWAAPQAARKLALRPSSLLYRLTGDIDALDSLYLRLLIPLGAASVATLAAVITLAMIKVELGIAVLLAMALTSLLILQRTCTAALRPARLRAHAVESLRSGTADLVAGQSELLLANRLGAQCQHIERIDARLATYDDQLHRIDTRAVLGFGLLSHLLQATTLLVCGWLVVNQVIALPVAVLAILVTLGMSEPLAALRRGALELGRTTLAASRLGPQLSNRDDWRKLPSVTEKGSNAFILDNISARYEGSSNDCLHGIDMQSQHGERIALIGASGAGKSSLLALLTGELSSRCGSFQIATHGWLTQRTELFQDSLRDNLRLANATASDEQLWQALEIAGLANSIADWPHGLDTLLGEGGIGLSGGQARRLALARLLLRKASVWLLDEPTDGLDALTANDVLNRLDEYGREHTWLLATHLRREARLAERLIQIEHGRITADHQRGSRDYDELLRSLRDD